In the genome of Bradyrhizobium ottawaense, the window CCCTAATGCCGATACCGGTGGTCATACCTTCCAGAAAACCGCGCATGTAAGCATTGCAGAACAGGTCCCCGGCAGAATCGTTCTTTTCATTGCAGGCTTGATAAAGCTCTGCTCCGCTAAGAGCCAATGCGCGTTGTGGTTCATACAGAAGCATCAACGACGCTACCGCAGCCAGTCGAAGCCTCATCCTTTTTCCCTCAGTCTACCGGTGCCCTAAAACGGCATATCGTCCGCCATTTCGTCAGGCCTGCTTGCATTTGATGCCACTTCGCTTTCGACCCTTGCGCTGAGGTTAGGCGCGCCTTGCGGAAGTTCATTGTTATGGCAAGCGATCTGAGCGATTACGGTCGCAACGTCGGCATGAAGTTTGAAGTCATTATTTTTGATTAAGTACCCTCGTACTCGACCGAAGTTTATCGTTGGAAAGAAGTCTTCGAGGTCGGCGTTGAGGACATATCGGCTTTTGATGTGCTGGTGCGCATTCGTGATGATGGACTGCGACTTTCGAAACCCGTGCGATAGTGGTTTCAGCTTGTGAGCTGAATCGATCTCTGCGCGACATTCATAAAGGATCGTAGAGAGATGGCGTTGAAGCGTCTTAAGTCGATCGATAGGGGCGCTAATCGTACGAACGCCTCCCGCTTTTTTCGGGACCGCAAAAACAGTGTACTTCGAAGACGGAGGGATTTGATGGACTATGAACGCAAGCGCGCTCGCCCTATAGCCTAGCACCTTAGCGAGATCGCTAAGGGACTCTGCATTTTTCAAATCATCTAGAACGCTCAATAGACCGCCCAAAGGAAGAAAAAAATGTGAGCTTACGGGCACTCCTTAGCGAGCGATCATTGCATCCCATGTTGTAAACCATGGTAGCATAGTCCTGTAGTCTGAAGCATTCGCCTCTGACCTTTTATCTCACGTTGCGATAGCGCAACAAAAAATCTGCCCGTAAGCTCGCTTGTAATCTAAGGGTGCATCTTGAAAGGCAAGGCTTGCGCCGAGAGCGCCTCGGTAATTCTTAGTAGGTCGCGCCCTGGTGGTCTATGATAATGAAGAGCGCATTTTTAAGGGGGGACGATTTCGAACATCTGCGCATGGTTTCGAAAGAGGCGTCGAACTCGACATCTGTCGCTCCTCTCTTCAGCGACGTCGACCTCCCGTTTCATGAGCCAAAACGGCGTGCGTTCGGCCGGCACCAACGAGTCCTGATAGTGCGCCAGGGGTTTGTAACCGCTGATCCATTGCGCGCCCAGCACGTCCAGGACTCCCCCAGAGATGCTCTGGAGCTTGCGTTCGATCGACCCTTTAGATCGATGCACGGTCGTCATGAGACGACGCCGGTTGTCAGCCTTGCTGTGATACCCGCCTTTTCGGAGGCCAACATTCGGAAATAGCTATCGACCACGGCGGAGATTTCAGTCTCCGTCCAAGGCGTCCCTGAAATGCCTTCGATCTGCTCGGGGTCCAAGCTTCTGCCTCTCGAACCCGAAGCGTATCAAGAGATCAATCGGGCGCAAGGTTGGCACTAGGAGCGCAGCAGCGAGCATCCTCCGCTTGCGCGGATAATGACGGTGTCAGCTCGGCTATATCGAGGAAAGCGCGGCTCCTGCCGCGCCCCTACTTCACCGCCCCAAAGCGGCTGTCGAACGAGTTCGACGAGATCACCGGTGCGGCGCCCATGATCTGCGTCGCTTCACCGGCACCATCGCTCACCGACGGCTTCAGCGCCGGCCGCGTCTGGGCGAGGCGGGTGTCGGGCTTTGCCGGCTCGGCAGGCTTGGCCGCGACGGCCGGCTTCGGCGCGTCCTTCGCCGCTTCCTTTGTCGCTTCCTTGGACTTGTCATGCCCCGGCACGAACCGGGTCACTGCGGCCTTGAGCCTCGACGCCGCGGTCGGCGGCGTCGTGGTCGTGGTGGCCGGGGCCACGGATGCCGTGGCTTGCGGCGGCGGGGTGGTCGCGGTCGTGTCGGATGAGCCCATGCCCATCTTGCGGCCGAGGTTAGAGAAGAAGCCACCGGACTTTTCAGCCGGCGCGGCGGTGGCGACGCGGGCGCTGGTCGCGGGGGCGCTGACGGCGACCACCGGCTCTTCCTGCGGCGCAGGCGCGGACGCCACGGAATCGAGGTTCGGCTTGGGCGGATTGACGTGTCCGGGGATCGTGCCCGGCGCCTTCGCCATCGCCAGCATCTGCAGCGTGGTGCCTTCGGCGCCTTCCGACAGGCCGGTCGAGCCTTCCGGAATCTTCGCGGCAAAGATCTTGTTCATGCCGCCGTCGATGCCGGTGTTCATGCGCGCCACCGGCGTGCCCTTGGCGACGAGCTTGGCGTATTCCGCCTCGTCCTTGGCCTGCTTGCCCCGCACGGCGGCGACGACGTCCTCGGGGATCACATAGGCCGGGCACTTTGCCGAGGCGTCGAACACCGGATCGCGCTTTGCGTCCGCGGGCTTCGCCGCGTCGAAGACGTACTTCTTCTCGCAGAAATCGACCTTCGGCTCCTGCCGCGTCACCTCGAAATGATCATAGCCTTCCTTGATCATCTTCCAGAACGGCATGTTCGGATTGTTCCGGTGCTTGGCCATGTTCACCGGCGTCATCTTGAACGGATAGGCCTGCAGCTGGAACGCCTTCTGGCCGCCGAAGAAGGATTCGCGCCCGAGCGAATAGATCTCCGCGATCTGCTCGTCCGTCATCGCGTAGCAGCCGCGCGAGGAGCAGTCGCCATGCACCATCAGCTGCGAGCCGGTGCGGCCGAGAGCCTTGTCGAACGCGTTCGGGTAACCCGTGTTGAAAGACAGGTAGTACGCCGATTGCGGATTCATCTGGCTCGGGTTGATCGAATAAAATCCCTCCGGCGCCTGGCGGTCGCCTTCGCGCACCTTCGGTCCGAGGTCGCCGGACCAGCGGCAGATCGGATAGGTCTTGAGCAGAGCGAACTGGCCGTTGCGGGCCTGCTTCCAGACCTCGAGCTCGGCCTCCTGCTTGAACAGGCGCACCAGGATCGGCGACTGCAGATCCATGTCCTTCTCGACCATCGCGGCGAGAAGCTTTGGCGGCACCGGCTGGTTGGCCTTGGCGTTGGTCGCGAGCGAGACCTGGTCGGTATCGCAGCCGGCCAGCAGGACGCTGGCCGTCATCAGCGCGACCGAAGCCAAAAGCGCGCGAGCAAGCGAACGAGAAATCAAGATGGACCCCACACCGTGCCGGGCAGAAAGCGCGAACCCCAATTCTGATGGAGCATGATCCGACCGGAGAACCGGACCCGTCGTGAACGGGCTTTTTCAGCTCACGCCCCAGCGCTTATGCCCTGAAGCCATTGATTAAAATTCTAACCTCTGGGTCATGTGGTCGCAACCCGAGCGGGGATCACGAGCCCGTTGGCCCATCGGCATGGTCAACGAAGACTGAATGGACGCGACTTTGGGCCTTACTTTGGGACCGAACTTGGGCTTTTCGGCCCGACCCGGACTCAGATCGCTGATTTGGGCAAAAAAAGGGTTAATGCGGGGTTACCGGGGCGGCCCGACAGGTTTCGTAGGGTGGGCAAAGCGCAGCGTGCCCACGTTCTGCCCCATTGATGCGAAGACGTGGGCACGGCGCTTCGCGCCTTTGCCCACCCTACGGCACCGGAATCGGGACGAATCAGCCCAGTTTCCTGCCGATATCGAGGAATTTCTGCCGGCGCTGCTTGCGGATGGCGTCGCCGTCGAGGCCCCGGAGCTCGTCGAAGGCCTTGGCGATGGCGTCGCCGGTGGTGGCGATCATGGCGGCGGGGTCGCGGTGGGCGCCGCCGACCGGCTCCTTCAAAATGCTGTCGATCACCCCGAAGCGGAGCATGTCCTGGGCGGTGATCTTCATGTTGTTGGCGGCTTCCTGGGCCTTGGTGCCATCGCGCCAGAGGATCGAGGACGCCGCTTCCGGCGAGATCACGCTGTAGATGGCGTGCTCCAGCATCAGCACCTTGTTGGCGGTGGTGATGGCGATGGCGCCGCCCGACATGCCCTCGCCGGTGATGATGGCGACGTTGGGCACGGTCAGCGCCATGCAGGCATCGGTCGAGCGTGCGATCGCTTCGGCCTGGCCCCGCTCTTCGGCGCCGATGCCGGGATAGGCGCCGGCGGAATCGGCGAGCGACAGCACGGGCAGGCCGAACCGCTCGGCCATCTCCATCAGCCGCACGCATTTGCGGTAGCCCTCGGGGCGCGCCATGCCGAAATTGTGCTTGATGCGGCTTTCGGTGGAATCGCCTTTTTCCTGGCCCATCACGCAGATCGCTTCGCCGCGGAAACGGCCGAAGCCGGCGACCAGCGCCTCGTCCTCGCCGAACTTGCGGTCGCCCGCGAGCGGGGTGAATTCGGTGATCAGGCCCTTGATGAAATCGTTGAAATGCGGTCGCTGCGGATGCCGCGCGACCAGCGTCTTCTGCCACGGCGTCAGGTTTTGATAGAGGTCGGCCAGCGCCTGCGCCGCCTTGTCCTCGATCCGCCCGATCTCATCGGAGATGTCGGTACCGGAGGCTGCCAGCGTCCTGAGCTCGTCGACCTTGGAGTCGAGCTCGGCGACGGGCTTTTCGAAGTCGAGATAGCTGCGCATCTGGTCTTGCATCAACTCAATATAGGGAGAACGGGGCGAGGCGGCGAAGCGGATTTAGACCGGCGGAAAGAAGTGTAGCTTCTTCAATGAGTTGACCTGTGTGCTGCGGGCGGGCCGTCAAATCATGCGAAGGCCCCGGCTCTTTCTGCGGAGATGTGGCCGAAGTCAAGGCGGTTTCGGTCCCTGCTGTCGTCCCCGCGCACGCGGGGTCCCATAACCACAGGGAGAAGTTTGGCGGAGACTGGCAGTGAAGCGGCCCTTCCGTGGGACTCACAGCGGCTGTCACAGATAGATCACGCGGTATGGGTCCCTGCGAACGCACTAGGGCATGCACATATCTCTGAGGCTCCATCCTGCTGCGACGGCGTTGAAGTATTCGAGGCCGTTTTTGAAGGTGATCGGGCCCGGCGGCTTGGACGATGGGTAGCCATCCCACCCGCCGAGACGGCCGATGATCCAGGCGGCCCAAGCGAGACTATCGGGCGGATGTGGGTTCTTTAGTCGCTTGCTCGCGGCTTCGAGTTGCCGGTTGAGGGCTGTGAGCGCGCCAATTTGGCCGTTGTCGAAGGCCGCGAGAATGGGCTGGCGACCACCATTGCGGGCCTGCAGAAGCTGGATGGTGATGACGGCCGCCTTGGCGGCGATCGCAACCAGCTTGAGAAGCCGATCGGCGGATCCGATCTGACTGTCTTCGAGCTTGAGGCCTTGTGTCTTCAGGATGCGGAAGAACTGCTCGATGATCCAGCGCTGCTTGTACCATTGGACGATGCGCCAGGCGTCCTCGATGCTGGTGACCTCGTGAGAGGTGAGAAGCCGCCAGTGCAGCGGCTCTATGCCGGTTTCGGCGTTAATCTCGCGCACATCGACCACCGCCAGCGGCAAGCTTTTCGGCAGATGGTGCAAGAACTTATTCTGCGGGCGGGCGAGCTCGATTGCGCCAAAGCGAAGTTCGAGGTGGGCCAGGCGAGCCGGCCGCGCGGCGCGCGCAGGCAGTTGGATCATACGCTGGTCCACCGCGGCCATGGCATCGCTGGCCTCATACAGGCTGCTGCGGTCGGCAAGCTTGCGATCATGCATGCTGCGCGCGATGACGTGGAAATGTTGCTTGGCCGAGCTGGCATAAAGGGCAAAAATATCGCTCTCGCGGTCACCCAGCACCGTCACCGCCGCGGCCTTGGTGAGCAGCGGCCTTGCCGCCACGGCAGTCGATATCCAGCGTTGCGATTCCTTGTCCGATAATTCCCGATCATCATGCGAGGTCGTGCGGCGACCTGCGCGCGTCCATATCTGCCCGCTCAAAAGCCCAAGACAGCTGCCGTCGTCGGCGTCCACAGCCAGCAGCGGGTGCAGCAGCACGCCGTGGTTATTGCCTTTGCCGATTTCTCCGAGCCCGCGCCGGCGTTGCGGCGTGGTGTTGAAGTGGATCTCGCTGGTGTCCTGGATGGCCAGCACGTGGCGGCCTTCCACGGCAGGGCCCGTGCTATTGCTCCAGCTTTCGATGATCCGATCCACCGTCACCTTGTCATGGCCAAGAAAGCGGTTGAACCGCACTTCCAGCGCGCGGTTCCCCCTGGAGAGCTGCCGAAGGCAGACAGTTTTGCCCGCAACCATGCGTTCAGCGAGCGCCGCCCCCCTTTATCGAGACGACGATCCCCGAACCGGCCCAGCGTCCAGTCAATCCGTGACAACATCGCAGCACCCCCGTCCAAACCATGGAGTGCCGCAATAGGAATCACATAGATCTCCGATTCTGGAACCCCCAGGGCGAACCCGAGTCAATCCGCCGCACCAGATATGTGCATGCCCTAGTGCGTTCGCAGGGACGACAGTCACTTCTCCGCCAGCGGGTGCAGGTCGCGCACGAGGCTCTTCAGCCGCTCCTCCACCACATGGGTGTAGATCTGCGTCGTCGAGATGTCGGTGTGGCCGAGCAGGGTCTGCACGATGCGCAAATCGGCACCATTGTGCAGGAGGTGGCTGGCAAAGGCATGGCGCAGCACGTGCGGGGAGACCAGCCGCGCCTGCAGCCCCGAGGCGACCGCGAGCTCCTTGAGGTC includes:
- a CDS encoding reverse transcriptase domain-containing protein, which gives rise to MPVSSHFFLPLGGLLSVLDDLKNAESLSDLAKVLGYRASALAFIVHQIPPSSKYTVFAVPKKAGGVRTISAPIDRLKTLQRHLSTILYECRAEIDSAHKLKPLSHGFRKSQSIITNAHQHIKSRYVLNADLEDFFPTINFGRVRGYLIKNNDFKLHADVATVIAQIACHNNELPQGAPNLSARVESEVASNASRPDEMADDMPF
- a CDS encoding L,D-transpeptidase family protein, translated to MTASVLLAGCDTDQVSLATNAKANQPVPPKLLAAMVEKDMDLQSPILVRLFKQEAELEVWKQARNGQFALLKTYPICRWSGDLGPKVREGDRQAPEGFYSINPSQMNPQSAYYLSFNTGYPNAFDKALGRTGSQLMVHGDCSSRGCYAMTDEQIAEIYSLGRESFFGGQKAFQLQAYPFKMTPVNMAKHRNNPNMPFWKMIKEGYDHFEVTRQEPKVDFCEKKYVFDAAKPADAKRDPVFDASAKCPAYVIPEDVVAAVRGKQAKDEAEYAKLVAKGTPVARMNTGIDGGMNKIFAAKIPEGSTGLSEGAEGTTLQMLAMAKAPGTIPGHVNPPKPNLDSVASAPAPQEEPVVAVSAPATSARVATAAPAEKSGGFFSNLGRKMGMGSSDTTATTPPPQATASVAPATTTTTPPTAASRLKAAVTRFVPGHDKSKEATKEAAKDAPKPAVAAKPAEPAKPDTRLAQTRPALKPSVSDGAGEATQIMGAAPVISSNSFDSRFGAVK
- a CDS encoding acetyl-CoA carboxylase carboxyltransferase subunit alpha, whose amino-acid sequence is MQDQMRSYLDFEKPVAELDSKVDELRTLAASGTDISDEIGRIEDKAAQALADLYQNLTPWQKTLVARHPQRPHFNDFIKGLITEFTPLAGDRKFGEDEALVAGFGRFRGEAICVMGQEKGDSTESRIKHNFGMARPEGYRKCVRLMEMAERFGLPVLSLADSAGAYPGIGAEERGQAEAIARSTDACMALTVPNVAIITGEGMSGGAIAITTANKVLMLEHAIYSVISPEAASSILWRDGTKAQEAANNMKITAQDMLRFGVIDSILKEPVGGAHRDPAAMIATTGDAIAKAFDELRGLDGDAIRKQRRQKFLDIGRKLG
- a CDS encoding IS4 family transposase — encoded protein: MVAGKTVCLRQLSRGNRALEVRFNRFLGHDKVTVDRIIESWSNSTGPAVEGRHVLAIQDTSEIHFNTTPQRRRGLGEIGKGNNHGVLLHPLLAVDADDGSCLGLLSGQIWTRAGRRTTSHDDRELSDKESQRWISTAVAARPLLTKAAAVTVLGDRESDIFALYASSAKQHFHVIARSMHDRKLADRSSLYEASDAMAAVDQRMIQLPARAARPARLAHLELRFGAIELARPQNKFLHHLPKSLPLAVVDVREINAETGIEPLHWRLLTSHEVTSIEDAWRIVQWYKQRWIIEQFFRILKTQGLKLEDSQIGSADRLLKLVAIAAKAAVITIQLLQARNGGRQPILAAFDNGQIGALTALNRQLEAASKRLKNPHPPDSLAWAAWIIGRLGGWDGYPSSKPPGPITFKNGLEYFNAVAAGWSLRDMCMP